The genomic stretch CATGTAGGTACTTGGAGGGTTTCCATGAGGCCTATTTTCCAATCATGTAGGTACTTGGAGGGTCTCACCAATGATCTGCGGCTCGGAGGCCCACATGGCGAGGCCGGTGAGCGGCTCGAGGCTGCGCGAGCGCACCTTCCCGCCCGCGCCCAGCGCGCCGCCCTCgtccgcgcccgcgcccgccagGCTGCCGTCCGACTTCGCCTGCCACCACGGGAATATTATAACGattatagcctattccaatcgaagtaaGACTAGGGGTACACAaaacatacacataataaatatataaatattaaatcgagtTGAAACGCCATTTTTTTATGTACCATATGGTATACCTAggatatacagggttattggtaactcgacgtatatccgttaggaggtgataggggagactatttgtaataattttaacccccatatgcgtaatccaaaagtaaaccatttttgagttatcgcgttttttagttttttttttcgttttcataaaacaaaagaaaaaatagattttaattgacctttttttaaataaacttttgaagttgcatttttgacaaattttgaaaaaactaaaaaacgttacaactcaaaaatggtttacttttggattatgcatatgggggttaaaattattgcaaatagtctcccctatcacctcctaagggatatacgtcgagttaccaataaccctgtataatataCGATCTCgacgtcataaataaattaatacgtaTTGTTTTAATTCGATGTCAAATTAGTTTCATCGTCTTTACTCATCTTCTGATTGGAATAGGTTattaaatatcacattaaacGTATACTTAGAACACTCGAAAAATTCAGGAAGAATTACGTTAATGTAGTATTAGTAGCAGGTAAAtcaatcatataaattaatgaaataaaaacagaaaatgcTAGTTTTGTTATCTCATTCAGTGTTATCTAAGATGACAGCAAACGCCATGttctaaatgtaattttaaatgaaataaataaattcattgctGACTAAgaagacaattatttaaaatttaacgaaACAACTTGTACGGATGGAATAAAAGtcgttcattcattcatattatTTCCACATGCTATATTATTTGATAGATGCATGTCGCAACACTAATTCATGCTATCGAGCTTTTACTTCTAACACTAGAAATCTGTACCTTGTCAAATTATAAAGATGATAAAAATCTTCATTTTGAAGATCACTGAAAAGTTAACACATAAATTGACACagtgattaataatttaaaccgaCACCTCAAGAACTGAGTggcattatattaaaacttaatctTTAATACAGCTTAAACTTAAAGTATATAAGTCAAGCTGTGTATCCCACTCTTCTAGATTGTTCTATAATGTCCTTCTGTGATAAAATTAATCATGTATGGCAGTGAAGATAGATATAAGAAAACGAAACTTTATATAGTAAATTTGagtacaaattaattttcatattttagttattttcaatAATGACTCAATTAGGGTTAAAGAAACTAggcattttattaaatgtcatatatagatgtcatattatatatattatttattaaatgtcatattaCTATTATCATCCTATGTGCAGAGGTGACCTCAACGCATTAAGTGTTTATTTGTTCATCTCTCATATACTTGTGTCCTAGTTCTAGTGATTGttgtaaaatgatatatttcaatCGTTATTGTTTCCATATATAATCTTACAATAAGTTGGTGTAGCTATGAGTGATACATTGGTGTGGTTCgcttgtatgtgtgtgtgtgtgtgtgtgtgtgtgtgtgtgtgtgtgtgtgttgtgtacATAATGGCAGTGTAGTGTGGTGGTGGAATGGTTACCTTGACGAGTgtggcggcgggcggcgcgagGTCGAGGGGCGGCGCGGGTCTCGGGCGCGCACACACCATGCACACCTCGCTGGACAGCTCCTTCAGGATCGACACCACTTCCAGGTGGTTCATGCCCAGAAGCCGGTGACCGTTCACCTCTGCAAAGACACCAACGGTACgttattagtttaattaaaattataatttaaataagtgtcACGGCAAATTTTGTCATTAGCACCATGCCACACGATgtcgagtgtctgtttgtaatattaaaatagctgttTTTCCTcaatgaatatgtatatatacacggtacatataccaaaataacatttttacaatttttgtcggtctatctgcctgtctgtctgtttgtttcggctaatctctagaacgatAACTAGGGAGTAAcctaggctacaataatatttttttttgttatattcaaaggcgtacaaggtctcgggcacagctagcatataatacatattgaatataaatagttcTCCCTCATATTTGAATTTACATAAATGTGCGTATCATAtaccataataattttattttcatcccATAAGATAAGAAGAGTGAAAGTGGTAGCCATACCTAGCAGCTCGTCGCCCGGGCGGTGCACGTTGGCGCGACCCACGGGCCCCTCGGGCAGCACGGAGCGCACATAATGGTGCGGGCGCACCTCCCGCCCCCCCTCCACATCCACGGTGCCCTCCAGCGAGATGCCCAACCCGCCGCCACCGCGCACCACCACGCCCACCACTATCTCCACTTCATCGCCTGCAAACGACCTTCTTGTAAAtatccttaaaatatattatgtaatacaaatacttttatatatcatttacGAATTCATTCGCagtttatgtatgtaattggtggtagggctttgtgcatgcccgtctgggtaggtaccaccaactcatcagttattctaccgccaaataatagtactcagtattgttgtgttccggtttgaagggtgagtgagccagtgtaactacaggcacaagggacataacatcttagttcccaaagttggtggcacattgacgatgtaaggaatagttgatatttcttacagtgtcattgtctatgggtgatggtgaccggttaccaccaggtggcccatatgctcgtccgccaacctattccataaaaacaaaaaaaaacaaaaaactctTAAAATGAGAGCACAACTGTGTAACAAATTAccatcatatataaaaaatgtaagctcTGTAAACGGGTTCATGtctctcaaaatatattttagagcaTACCCACTTTTGTAGCGATTAAAATACACACGGCTATTTTACTAAATTCTATTCCGTTAACTAAGTATCTATAaggcgaatatattttttgttattgttacatttatcatactgttctcatgtaagtgaatcTGTCTTTTTGAAAATCAATTCTTAAACCTCAAAATACGTTCAACAAACAGCATAGTTGGTTTCGTCCTCGTGTAAGATTTAGatgtagttttataataatcaacttAAGACAACTTAAgacggagtcgagatggcccagtggttagaacgcatgcatcttaaccgatggttgcgggttcaaacccaggcaagcaccgctgattcatgtgcttaatttgtatttataattcatctcgtgctcggcggtgaaggaaaacatcgtgaggaaacctgcatgtgtctgatttcatcgaaattctgccacatgtgcattccaccaacccgcattggaacagcgtggtggaatatgttccaaaccctctccttaatggaagaggaggccttatctcagcagtgggaaatgtacaggctgttactttactttactttactttaacttaAGACATTGAAACATGAATAAAATCCAATACCGAGTATAGCTTGCCACTTCCTCTTGATGGCGTCCTTCTGTTCGTTAGTGCGCGGCATCTCGAAGGCGGGCGCCTgtcgcggcgcgggcggcggcggcgcggggctGCGCGGGGGGGAGGGCTCGCTCTCCTCCACATTTGTTTCCAGTCTACGacattaatttcattcatttttcattcatcattcattggttaaaatcaatgatattctaataaacagatatgtaatatccatactaaacaacagaaaaaagtgtgccgcgccggggactgtttatttcacatttcgttacaagtaaaaaggatagcttgataaaaacaataagtaaaagggataactagatgttttaattacgcaaaacgtattactaagtAATTATGCTGTATTATAAAgcattactacgtaaaacgacttcaggcaaacgtcccaattgggacgttttctagtcttcactttttgcgcgttaataacatatctgtttactagaacatcattggttaaAATCGTTTGTTTGATTAACTGCCTCGTTGACCTTGGCCAACTTTAAGAGGGTTCAATCCACTGTGTTGTGGGTTAAGAATTATTAGTATAAACATTTTAAGTATCTCGAGAAGCAGATGGCGCCGTTAGACTTGCGGCTTAATTTTTCCGATCACTCGAATTACATGACGATTTTGCCGTATGATTGAAATATGAGACTGCGAAATAAGGGGAGCATTTGCGTTAACAACTATAATATGACCGGAGcattttcctttgaaattggACACCGTGATTAAAATCCGTCGCTAGACTGACAGCGCCTACATCAGAATagttttagaattaaatataaaaaaaaaaattatcatatatttaaaaaacacagaccttttaacataaaataaataataaagtgtaattaaagaataatattaatttttttttttttttagtttcgaAACCAAATAATTGAGGCCAACCCCCCAATAGAGCCGTAGGCCAGGGCACTCACGTGGTGGGCAGGTGCGTCATCTGTATGTCGTGGTCGGCCGGCGCGGGCTCGGGGCGGTGCATGTGCAGGAACGGGTTGTGCGCGGGCGCAGCCGCCGTCTCGCCCGCCGCTATCGCCTGCTGAAGCTGCTCGAACTTCGGCCCGCGGAGATATCTGGGAAAAAATTaccatctttatttatatatcatttacgAATTCTATAGCAGTTTATGTATGTACCATTAAATTCAATTGACATATCATTATCTCGAATGGTATGTAAAGTGACGTATGGAACGATTGGGCAAAGTAGTTTACAAAACTTAAGGAGTATTggccgagtcgagatggcccagtggttagaacgcgtgcatcttaaccgatgattgcagattcaaacccaggcaagcaccgctgattcgtgtgcttaatttgtctttataattcatctcgtgctctgcggtgaaagaaaacaacgtgaggaaacctgcatgtgacaaatttcatagaaattctgccacatgtgtattccaccaacccgcattggaacagcgtagtggaatatgttccaaaccttctcctcaaacggagaggaggcctttagcccagcagtgggaatttacaggctgttattgtataTCGTTGTAAGGAGTATTGTATTATACTTTAGTACAATATTAAGCACAAAATGCTCATCGAATGGAATAGGCTTATCATTAAATCATACATCCATTCAATATGTAACTCGTTTTGATAAAGATTTTGTTTACACCGGCACTCAGCCCGTGCAGTACCCACCTCTCAAGTTCCAAGGTGACGACGTTGCCGCTCTGCTTGAGCGCGTCGACGGCGCGCTGGTTGGACTTGCCGGCGAGCGACACGCCGTCCACGGCCACGATGCGGTCGTTGACCCGCACCTTCCCGCTGAGCGCGGCCGCGCTGCCCGGCGTCACGGACTTCACGAATATACCAGACAGCTCCTCCTTCTCGCACACGTAACCTTCAAACAATAACAACACCCATGTACGACTACAATCGTATACTTTTCACGacgaaaatacttatattaggacacaaattagatgtagcatcggaaaatgcaatggaatgaaattaaaaccgattactgtcgatttatacaaccaatagaaatagctccctatcgcgccattcgacgctattcatcgctatagattcacgcgtcagagaaagcaagtgcacgtaaatcgacgtgtcaaagtgtcgaatatataaggtcatatgatattacaagttattacgtttgtgcaaagatcatattcgcatgagaaataaatattgataatttggtatagcgtaatcaattcggatgtgatcggttttacgaattttgccgatgcgacatctaagttgtgtcgtactatacacataaaaataatgtttagttaaaacaaatgaatacgcGTCATCTATACtgataatataaatgcgaaagtaactcagcCTGTCTGCTGCTCTTGCACGgccaaaccactaaaccgaatttggtgaaatttttaAGGTCGACCAACTCAAACAAAGGGATAAATAGTTTCAAACAAATTTAAGCTTTTGAACATTGTACCTGCTATTGTGATTCCCAAGCCATTTTCGTCTTTCTTCAATTGTACGGTAAATCGATCGACCTCAGGTGACTCTGCAtctgcaaaatattttgaatagaaatattatacaatatacaaaatatagtaaagaaaacgAAAATACTGAccaattcaataattataatctgaAGCTCAAAATAAAGATACCATTTACGTACAATAAAACTATGAATGCAACGACAAATAGCTAAATACCTGATTCTGGCGGGGGCGTGATAGACGCATCGAAAACGAATCTCGACACGTTAGTGTTCAACGTGATCGGAGTGGGCTGCGTGTGGAACACTTGTTCGAAACCAGCTTCCATGAGGTAGCGGTCTAGAGCTTCAGGACTCGATAGTAATctggcaataaaaaaaaaaacaaaattagcggtgtaaactaaataaacatagtattagtactttttttctattactctatttattttttgttaattaataattttatgactcAGTAATTCATCGAATTGTCATCTATGAATGCTTTATATAAGTTACtaaaaaaatggttataaaaactcaattttacaaaatattacaaattgtttAAAAGCTCTTTCAAATATTGATCCATTCACTCAAGAAGAAGCGGACCACtgcatgtttaaatatttttaaaaaatagtataagcAGCATTATTATGAGTGAGTGATGTTCAAGCTTACAAGATATCTTATATAGGGTTCTTATATATTATCACTGCAATATACTATGTACTAGATGAAAAGGAATTATTCTGAGTAAGTGTAATTTGTATCGACGGAGGAGGCAATAGGAGCACCTGGCGGGCACGACGGGCGCGTGCGGggttcttatatattattactgcaATATACTATGTACTAAAAGAAAAGGTATGATTCATAATAAGTGTAAGTTGTATCGAGGAAGGAGGCAATAGGAGCACCTGGCAGGCACGACGGGCGCGTGCGGggttcttatatattattactgcaATATACTATGTACTAAAAGAGAAGGTATGATTCTGTAAGTGATAGTTGTATCGAGGGAGGAGGCAATGGGAGCACCTGGCGGGCACGACGGGCGCGTGCGGggttcttatatattattactgcaATATACTATGTACTAAAAGAGAAGGTATGATTCTGTAAGTGATAGTTGTATCGAGGGAGGAGGCAATGGGAGCACCTGGCGGGCACGACGGGCGCGTGCgagggcggcgcggcgggcgcggcggggtCCACGGCGCGCGCCACCACCAGCCGCACGCGCGAGCCCGACGCGCGCAGCACGCCCGCCACCTGCTCCGACCCCATCTCCACCAGGCTCACCTGCAAGCCACACCACACTCACACCTCAGCAATCGGATAACACACAACAAAACCTAAAcgtattacaacaacaacaacaacagcccgtaaattccaattgctgggctaaaggctctccctttgaagagaaggtttggaaaatattccaccacgctgttccaattgttggaatacacatgtggcagaatttctatgaaatttgcacatgcgggtttcctcacgatgttttccttcaccgctgagcacgaaaaaattacaaagacaaattaagcacataaatcatcatcaatcatcggttaagatgcgcgcgttttTACCACTGGGTCCTCTCGCCTCTTAAACATATTACTTTTCCTCTTAAACCACTCTGTTTATTGATGGAAAACCTTAATAATGAATAGATCCTGAGCTATcgtttgaatttgtaatttaatatactatttacaataaaagcaTAGGGCGAAGTAACTTTCCTTTAATGGACAATTATGCATGATgatgaaaaatgaaatttatcaatttaacagtattacaaataaataaatccacaTATTTAGAAGCTTTCTTACGTCGCCGATTTGTAAAATGTGGTCGCCAGATTTGAGACGCCCATCGCGATCAGCCACACCGCCCGCGAGGATAGTTTTTACTATTACACCACTAGTTCGAGCCCCAATTATACCTGTAACACATCGCAAACAAGTAGATGTATTATATTTGTCGATGTTACTGTTTGTTTTGTACCATATcggtttctatatattttttctatgtttatggtatattttataattaatgtattgcattaatacattaattattgtatgttactttcatacaataattattttttcgaatttaaattttatatattgtctgATTTAGTGCCGATAATTAGCAAGTTAGCAAGTGGAAATAAACATCAAatcttatacaaaattattttggagtagtttttagtttttttactaaCAAGGAATACCTTTAcacaaaaatgattattattatttttaaattaataagtacataatatttacCAAATCCAAGACCAGTCCCATCATTTACTAAATTGATAATTTCAACCTGAGCCCAATCCCCAGCAACAATATTAGTTGAAGCTGATATCAAAGAATCATCATTTCGGGACATATCCAGTAAGCCTCGATTCTGAAATTTCAATAGGATGGATTATTATACCTATTTCTGTttcttataattcatatatGTCAATTACTCAATCCAACTTAGTTAATATCAATCCTTTTAATAACCAATATTATCCATTCATTACATAGCTAATGCactaccaatcttgggaaccaAGACGTTGTATCCCTTATACCTGTAGTTATAATGGATTACTATtatttcaaaccagaacacattaatattatagCACTGGTGTTTGGCAGAAGAATATCTAATGAGGGGGTGGTACTTGCCCAGATTGGGTTATTACCCAGTTTACCAATGCATCTAAGATTTGGATAAATCCTTTTATTTGTGAGTTGCAATgttgtgtattaaatatttacctgtTTAGGAGACATATTGGAGTCTACAGAAGCAGAATCTAGGCCAAGTATACGCTCATTGTCAGAACCAAATTCCAAACTGTGTGGAGGTGACACTTGAGGAACTCTTTGTTCTTCTTCACCCTCATGATTAccataaagattttttgtttgtaaagcTAAGTCACCTAAAAATTGAAAACCATTAGTTATGGTATGTACAGAAAATACTTCTTTGCATTCATAGTAGAAaagtaaactattttaataatataatataaatgtttttactaagagtaaaataaaatataaagattctTCAGATAATACCAGCTGGAGTGATGTCAAAATCTCCTGGCAATATGGATGGATGATGAGCTACTTGAGTCGCAAGCAATCCAACTGAGTCATGAAGTGTagcaatactttttaatataggACTTTCCAAAAGATTTATAAGTAGGTTTAAGTCATCATTTGTTGCAGCCTAAAAGTAAATGAGAACACAAATTACTTTCCTTATTATATGTGTGTACtaaatgtgaataataaataaatatcataaatgtcactattaaaaatataataaattaagtatactCTGTTCCAAACATAACAGgaaaaatatcaacaaaacaacatttgacagtaAATAATAGTATCATTGTcagagagcttgattaatctatggattttgaaaaaatgtattaagaagTATGTTATTCTaaggtttgtatttttttctagttTCATTGTTTGTAGAATTAATCAGTTTAAAATATGGCTAGGTTGACACAGTACACATACACTTGGTTTGAACTATTAATATTGGATGTGGAAAAACAATCTTAAAGAAATCTACATTTTTAAGTATCATGATCAACCATCACAAATATAGAGGAGTTTAAAATCGTAATAGCAAGTGAAAAcagtatttacttattaaaataagaaattatattataagaatatattatgacattgtaataaaagtaaataaattgctaaatattattttttttttttcatgttcagGTTACCTTCAACTTCGGATCATCACTCTGATCAACGACAGCTTTTACACTTTCTAATTGCTGAAGAGCATTTGATATATTCACTCCAAGATGCATTATAGcgatttctaaaaaaaatatttatgataagatTTGTgaaacgataaaaatattacaaataccaAAGATTTAAAAGACACACAAATGAACCTTCTATTTATTAGAAGAGCCTTGAAATGCTTCACAGAACAAATcacattaatttacttatattaatgaaacatgaaaccaaaatatttaattaataaatatcttagacaagttgaatttgatttttttgacaATTGACAGATTGCAGATTCTTTCAATCACTGGACTTTGACTTGGGAATTGAGAATGACGTTCTGCAtctgacatttatttaaattcaaagatATTGTACTATACAGCTTCAAGCGTTCATTTTATTAATCCTTGCCTATTATTACCATA from Vanessa cardui chromosome 1, ilVanCard2.1, whole genome shotgun sequence encodes the following:
- the LOC124533111 gene encoding patj homolog; this encodes MHLGVNISNALQQLESVKAVVDQSDDPKLKAATNDDLNLLINLLESPILKSIATLHDSVGLLATQVAHHPSILPGDFDITPAGDLALQTKNLYGNHEGEEEQRVPQVSPPHSLEFGSDNERILGLDSASVDSNMSPKQNRGLLDMSRNDDSLISASTNIVAGDWAQVEIINLVNDGTGLGFGIIGARTSGVIVKTILAGGVADRDGRLKSGDHILQIGDVSLVEMGSEQVAGVLRASGSRVRLVVARAVDPAAPAAPPSHAPVVPARLLSSPEALDRYLMEAGFEQVFHTQPTPITLNTNVSRFVFDASITPPPESDAESPEVDRFTVQLKKDENGLGITIAGYVCEKEELSGIFVKSVTPGSAAALSGKVRVNDRIVAVDGVSLAGKSNQRAVDALKQSGNVVTLELERYLRGPKFEQLQQAIAAGETAAAPAHNPFLHMHRPEPAPADHDIQMTHLPTTLETNVEESEPSPPRSPAPPPPAPRQAPAFEMPRTNEQKDAIKRKWQAILGDEVEIVVGVVVRGGGGLGISLEGTVDVEGGREVRPHHYVRSVLPEGPVGRANVHRPGDELLEVNGHRLLGMNHLEVVSILKELSSEVCMVCARPRPAPPLDLAPPAATLVKAKSDGSLAGAGADEGGALGAGGKVRSRSLEPLTGLAMWASEPQIIELVKGERGLGFSILDYQDPLRPSHTLVVIRSLVPGGVAQQDGRLIPGDRLLFVNDQNLENASLEQAVAALKGAPRGVVRIGVAKPLPLADAPPPLPASAPPAPHAPAPAD